A window of the Hordeum vulgare subsp. vulgare chromosome 5H, MorexV3_pseudomolecules_assembly, whole genome shotgun sequence genome harbors these coding sequences:
- the LOC123397825 gene encoding uncharacterized protein LOC123397825 isoform X2 — MSLRRLLPRSLSGRLRRSLSTAVAVPGRSLPTADLSARLRRSLSTSSAAATHPPWAIIHDTSEVDRSSSAPGARFRPVDPPGISHIFAPAHLIDPTERPTAGSSDVLRYLGGNLVQLLFGSVGAASDDVHLLLSYHDLRAEGPCTPWDLAGSPEVQRFVCNPLTGQMLRLPDIAGSRRAFAVHHMGLLTQADGGLGCGPPDRFAVAEFVHNGAAVVRFLSEEGKWKVVRPIHGNPSLLRPMRMNQETVAFGGRLWWVDLTLGAVSVDPFADRPEIRFVELPSGSVLPAPAPVDETDPSKVGERTQLILDVANRRRIGVCEGRLRYAEVSPREPFLLSSYALDDEEGSGWKLEQQVALRQVLADGGYPWQENSGQAGPQIAVLDPLNASAIYLKVGEGVLVVDIHNGKVIGAATPVGGEYISLMPCVLPPWLGSSRIPTAGSSK; from the exons ATGTCGCTCCGCCGCCTCCTACCCCGCTCCCTCTCCGGCCGCCTCCGCCGCTCCCTCTCCACCGCCGTCGCAGTCCCAGGCCGCTCCCTCCCCACCGCCGACCTCTCCGCCCGCCTCCGCCgctccctctccacctcctccgccgccgccacgcaCCCGCCATGGGCAATCATCCACGACACATCGGAGGTCGACAGGTCGTCCTCGGCCCCGGGCGCGCGCTTCCGCCCCGTGGATCCTCCGGGCATTTCCCACATCTTCGCCCCAGCGCACCTCATCGATCCCACGGAACGCCCAACCGCAGGCAGCAGCGACGTCCTCCGATACCTCGGCGGCAACCTCGTCCAGCTCCTCTTCGGCAGCGTCGGCGCCGCCAGCGACGACGTCCACCTCCTGCTCAGCTACCACGACCTCCGGGCGGAGGGCCCTTGCACCCCCTGGGACCTGGCCGGGAGCCCCGAAGTCCAGCGCTTCGTCTGCAACCCCCTCACCGGCCAGATGCTCCGCCTGCCGGACATCGCCGGCTCCAGGAGGGCCTTCGCCGTCCACCACATGGGCCTCCTCACCCAGGCAGACGGAGGGCTCGGGTGCGGCCCGCCCGACAGGTTCGCCGTCGCCGAGTTCGTCCACAACGGCGCCGCCGTCGTGCGGTTTCTCTCCGAGGAAGGAAAGTGGAAGGTGGTACGGCCCATCCATGGCAATCCATCGCTCCTGCGCCCGATGCGGATGAACCAGGAGACGGTTGCCTTCGGCGGCCGCCTGTGGTGGGTCGACCTCACCTTGGGTGCCGTCTCCGTCGACCCGTTCGCCGACCGGCCGGAGATCCGCTTCGTCGAGCTGCCGAGCGGCAGCGTGCTGCCCGCGCCTGCTCCTGTGGACGAAACGGATCCCAGCAAGGTCGGCGAACGGACGCAGTTGATTCTGGATGTGGCCAATCGCCGGCGCATCGGGGTTTGCGAGGGGAGGCTGCGCTACGCCGAGGTATCTCCTCGTGAACCGTTCCTTCTCAGCTCTTACGCGCTCGACGACGAGGAGGGCAGCGGCTGGAAGCTGGAGCAGCAGGTGGCGCTCAGGCAGGTGTTGGCGGACGGCGGCTACCCGTGGCAGGAGAACTCGGGACAGGCGGGGCCGCAGATCGCTGTGCTTGACCCGCTCAACGCCAGTGCCATTTACCTCAAGGTCGGCGAGGGCGTCCTTGTCGTGGACATCCACAATGGGAAGGTGATCGGGGCGGCCACTCCGGTTGGCGGCGAGTACATTTCTCTCATGCCATGCGTGCTTCCACCGTGGCTTGGATCAAGCCGGATCCCCACGGCAG gTTCCTCTAAGTAA
- the LOC123397825 gene encoding uncharacterized protein LOC123397825 isoform X1 — protein MSLRRLLPRSLSGRLRRSLSTAVAVPGRSLPTADLSARLRRSLSTSSAAATHPPWAIIHDTSEVDRSSSAPGARFRPVDPPGISHIFAPAHLIDPTERPTAGSSDVLRYLGGNLVQLLFGSVGAASDDVHLLLSYHDLRAEGPCTPWDLAGSPEVQRFVCNPLTGQMLRLPDIAGSRRAFAVHHMGLLTQADGGLGCGPPDRFAVAEFVHNGAAVVRFLSEEGKWKVVRPIHGNPSLLRPMRMNQETVAFGGRLWWVDLTLGAVSVDPFADRPEIRFVELPSGSVLPAPAPVDETDPSKVGERTQLILDVANRRRIGVCEGRLRYAEVSPREPFLLSSYALDDEEGSGWKLEQQVALRQVLADGGYPWQENSGQAGPQIAVLDPLNASAIYLKVGEGVLVVDIHNGKVIGAATPVGGEYISLMPCVLPPWLGSSRIPTAGKDVLKSTDDLV, from the exons ATGTCGCTCCGCCGCCTCCTACCCCGCTCCCTCTCCGGCCGCCTCCGCCGCTCCCTCTCCACCGCCGTCGCAGTCCCAGGCCGCTCCCTCCCCACCGCCGACCTCTCCGCCCGCCTCCGCCgctccctctccacctcctccgccgccgccacgcaCCCGCCATGGGCAATCATCCACGACACATCGGAGGTCGACAGGTCGTCCTCGGCCCCGGGCGCGCGCTTCCGCCCCGTGGATCCTCCGGGCATTTCCCACATCTTCGCCCCAGCGCACCTCATCGATCCCACGGAACGCCCAACCGCAGGCAGCAGCGACGTCCTCCGATACCTCGGCGGCAACCTCGTCCAGCTCCTCTTCGGCAGCGTCGGCGCCGCCAGCGACGACGTCCACCTCCTGCTCAGCTACCACGACCTCCGGGCGGAGGGCCCTTGCACCCCCTGGGACCTGGCCGGGAGCCCCGAAGTCCAGCGCTTCGTCTGCAACCCCCTCACCGGCCAGATGCTCCGCCTGCCGGACATCGCCGGCTCCAGGAGGGCCTTCGCCGTCCACCACATGGGCCTCCTCACCCAGGCAGACGGAGGGCTCGGGTGCGGCCCGCCCGACAGGTTCGCCGTCGCCGAGTTCGTCCACAACGGCGCCGCCGTCGTGCGGTTTCTCTCCGAGGAAGGAAAGTGGAAGGTGGTACGGCCCATCCATGGCAATCCATCGCTCCTGCGCCCGATGCGGATGAACCAGGAGACGGTTGCCTTCGGCGGCCGCCTGTGGTGGGTCGACCTCACCTTGGGTGCCGTCTCCGTCGACCCGTTCGCCGACCGGCCGGAGATCCGCTTCGTCGAGCTGCCGAGCGGCAGCGTGCTGCCCGCGCCTGCTCCTGTGGACGAAACGGATCCCAGCAAGGTCGGCGAACGGACGCAGTTGATTCTGGATGTGGCCAATCGCCGGCGCATCGGGGTTTGCGAGGGGAGGCTGCGCTACGCCGAGGTATCTCCTCGTGAACCGTTCCTTCTCAGCTCTTACGCGCTCGACGACGAGGAGGGCAGCGGCTGGAAGCTGGAGCAGCAGGTGGCGCTCAGGCAGGTGTTGGCGGACGGCGGCTACCCGTGGCAGGAGAACTCGGGACAGGCGGGGCCGCAGATCGCTGTGCTTGACCCGCTCAACGCCAGTGCCATTTACCTCAAGGTCGGCGAGGGCGTCCTTGTCGTGGACATCCACAATGGGAAGGTGATCGGGGCGGCCACTCCGGTTGGCGGCGAGTACATTTCTCTCATGCCATGCGTGCTTCCACCGTGGCTTGGATCAAGCCGGATCCCCACGGCAG GCAAAGATGTCTTGAAATCGACAGATGATTTGGTTTAG